CCGCGTAAAAGTCCTCCAGCCCGTCACCGTTTACGTCGCCAACGGCCAGTTTCGGCCCTTCCGTCGAGACCTTGAACGGCATCAGCGATTCCCGCACAAAATCGAAATAGGTGTTTTCCTGGTGCTGATAAGCAATCGAAATCTGGTCGCTTACGTTTTCCAGCAGCGGCTGAGGATCGGGCGCGGTAAACTGGAAGGTACCCACATCCTGCCGGGCCGCAGTTTGTCTCAGGGTCAGGGTCTGATTGGCCTGCACCGCCGTCCTGACTTCCATCTTCTGGTTGGGCCAGATCACAATCAGTGAATCGACGGTAGCGAGCTCGCCCAGACCAAACGTTAAAGCCGGTTCTACGGATGACTGAAAACCGCGCGTCGGCACCAGTTGCTGGAGTTGCAGGCCGTTTTTGGTTTTCAGCACCACTTTTGCCCCAACGCCAAAACTGTTACCGGCCTCACCCTGAAGTTTGATTTTCAGCCAGTGACGCGTGGGGAACAGCTGATTCGATTGATTCTGAAAAACGCCAGCCGGGTCGTTGATGTCGTTGGTAATCAGATCCAGATCACCGTCGTTGTCCAGATCCGCGTATACCGCCCCGCTCGAAAACGTCGGTTTTTCAAAGCCCCAGGCCAGTGATTTGTCCGTAAATTTCAGGGTTGCCGAGCCCTGAAACAGGTAGTTATGCACCTTGCCTTCAGGCATCATGGCGATTGCTTTTTCGTCCAGCACGTTGGACGTCTCGATGGTAGACCGCATCGAGTTGTCGGAGGTGAACTTAACGTAATCGAGATCGTTGGGTCGTCGGACAATGCCGTTGGCCACAAACAGATCTTTTATGCCGTCGTTGTCGTAGTCGGCCAGCAGCGGTGCCCAGCTCCAGTCGGTGGCTGCCACTCCGGCCATCGCGCCCACATCCATGAATTTCCGGCCCGACTGATTGATCTGGAGGCAGTTTCGACTGTACTGGTTCATGTAGCCGAAGGTGAGCTTGTAGATATAAATATCCAGCGGCTCTTCGCCCAGCGACATTTTTTCGACGGTCTCGTCTTCGGGGTACATATCCAGCGTAACCACATCCTGAAAACCGTCGTTGTTGACATCGGCAATATCGTTGCCCATCGAAAACCGGCTGACGTGGGCAAACGCCTTGCGAACGCTTTCCGTAAAACCGCCTTTGCCGTTGTTGACGTAGTAGTAATCGTCTTCGTGGAAGTCATTGGAAACGTAAATATCTTCCCAGCCGTCGTTGTTCAGATCGGCCACCGAAATGCCCAGACCGTAGCCCATAGCAGCTCCATAAATGCCGGCCTGCTCGCTGACGTTGGTAAAGTGCGGTGTTTCTTTGTCGGCTTTGCTTTCGCTCGTTGGGCCATCGGCGCCAATCAACTCATTCCGAAACAGGTAATCGCCGGATTCATTCTGGCGCAGGTTTCGGGCCGAAACGCGGTCATAGCTGCGGGAGGTATGCACGGCGTGGTTGAGCAGATACATGTCCAGATCGCCGTCGTGGTCATAATCGAAGAAGGCGGCCTGGGTCGAAAAACCGGTAAAGTTTAAGCCGTATTCGGCGGCTTTCTCGGAAAACGTACCGTCCTGGTTGTTGATGTACAGTTCATTGGAGCCTTGCTGCCCCTGGAAATTGCCCACGGAGCAAACGTAAATATCCAGCCAGCCGTCGCCGTTGACGTCCGCCATCGTTACGCCCGTCTGCCAGTCGGCGGCCCCTTCGACGCCCGCTTTTCGGGTGATGTCTTCGAATTTGAAGCCGCCTTTGTTCAGGTAAAGTTTGTTTTTGCCCTGATTAGAGACAAAGTACAGATCGGTCAGGCCGTCGTTGTTGATATCACCCGCGGCCACCCCCGCACCGTTGTAAAAATACAGGTAATCAATGATGTTGAAACGGGCGGTATTCTGTACCTGATTGACAAAACCAACACCCGTTTGGGTGGAGTCCAGCGAATGAAAAAGCGGTTTTTCGGACGGAGAAGAGCGACAGCCCCAAACCGCCAGCGTTCCGACTATGAGGAAAAGAGGAATGTATTTGATCATAGGTTACTTCCGAACCAATTCATTTTGCAGACCCACTTTGGGTTTTCTAATGTCGAAAACCTGAGCCTGGTCGTTGTTTTTAGCCAACACAATTCGTTTGCTGCCGTTAGGTCCCCGCACTTCCCGCATGGCGCGCACCTGGCCCAGTACCGAAAAGCCCGACTGCCCGGACGGCATGGCCGTAAACTGACCGCGCCCGTTGCCCGTCAGCAGCAGGCCATAACTGGCGTCGTAGCGGCCAATCTCGTTGAGCACATCGAAGAAATTGCCCGCCAGCAGGATATCCGTCTTTCCGTCGGCGTTGTAATCGCCGACCAAAATACTACGAATGGGAGACAGTTGTGCCTGTAGGGGCAAAGACCGAAGCGTGAACCGGGGTTTGCCGTCGGCAGCGGTGCCCTCATTGAGCAACACGGCCGTTTCGGCGGTTTGAACGGTTTTGACCTCGGTGCCTTCCCGCTGTTCTGCCGTAAACAAATCTTCAAAGCCAGCTTTGGCGTAATCCGTGTGCTTCAGGTACTTCTTTTTGATGGCCGGAATCCGCTTCTGCAAATCCGGTTTCTGAACCATCACGCATTCGCGGCCCTGGCGGTAGCAGGTTACAATCGGATCGTAGGTGCCGTTGCGGTCAAAATCGTTGCCGTATAGATGCGCCGGTTCCTGCTCCGAGGCTACCAGCCGGCTGTTTAAACCCAGGTTACCCACGACAAAATCGGTGTCGCCGTCGCCGTCCAGATCGGCCGCCCGGATGGTGTTCCACCAGCCCCCGCTTTTGGCGAGCGTTGGGTCTTCCAGCCGTTCAAATCCCTTGCCCTGCTTATTTTTCAGGACGGTAATCGGCATCCAGTCGCCCACCAGCACCAGATCCGGATACTGATCGTTATCCACGTCGGTCCAGACCGCATCGGTAACCATTCCAATTTCGCCCGAAAAAGGCATCAACGCCTGGGTTGCTTTGCGGAAATTACCCTTACCATCGTTGACCAATAACGTTTGCTGTGGGTTACGGCCATACTGCCCCGGCACCATACGCCCCCCGACGAATAAATCCAGATCACCGTCCCGGTCAAAATCGCAGGCCGTTACGCAGGAGCTGCTTTCCAGCACGCGGGGTATGGTTTTGTCCCAGGTCAGATTTCCCTTGCCGTCGTTGCGGTAAAACCGGTCGAATAATAACGTTGGATCGTCAAATTCGTTGCCGCCCGTGGCGACATATAGGTCCAGAGCCCCGTCGCCGTCGGCGTCAAAGAACGTGGCGGCTACGTCTTCCGTATAGGTGGCATCGAGCAGGAAAGGTTGTTTCTGGGGTGCATACGAGCCGTTGGTTTGCTGAATGTAGAGCGCGCGCGGCATGTTGGCGGCCCCACCAAAGAACAAATCATCCAGACCGTCGCCGTTGACATCGCCAGCCGCCAGGGCCGGGCCTTCGCGGGAGAGCATCTGTTTCAGCAGGCCGTCCCGGTCGTAGTCCACAAAGTTGTTTTCGGTATGCTGGTAATTCAGGCCGACCTGAGCCGTTATATCCGCCAGCAACACCGGTTTGGCGGTTGGAGCGGGCTGCGGTGAAGCCGTCTGGCGGGCGTTTCGGTAGTCGAGCAAGAGCGTTTGGTTGGCTTTCGGCTGACGAATGACCTGCCTGCGTTCGTCCGGCCAGATCACCGTCAGGGAGTCGATGACCGGGTTTTTCCCGAGCCCAAACACCAGCGTCAGGTCCACCGATGACTGAAAACCCCGGTTGGGCATTTGCTGTAAATACTGCGTCTGGCCCTTCTGGTGAACGTACACTTTGGTACCGATGGCGTTCCGGTTTTGCGCATAACCGCGGAACTGCACGCGCAGAAAAGCTTGCTGATTGCCCTCAACGGCCGTATTTCGGTAGATCGAAGCCGGAGCGTTGTTGTTATTCACGACCAGGTCCAGGTCGCCGTCGTTGTCCAGATCACCGTAAGCGGCTCCGTTCGAAAAGCCGGGTGTCGCCAGTCCCCAGTCGGCGGCTTTGTTGGTGTATTGCAAACCGTTGCCGTTGTTGCGGAAGGCGTAGTTGGCCAGGGGCGTCGACGGCATTTTGTCGACGTATTCTTTGTAGTCAAAATTCTTTTTCCCTTCAATCATCAACTGAATATCCGGGTTGTCGGATAAGTAATTGACGAAGTCCTGATCGGTGAGGTCTTTCAAAATACCGTTGGTTACAAAAATGTCTTTGTGGCCGTCCATGTCCATGTCGAACAGCAAAGCGCCCCAGCTCCAGTCGGTGGCGGAGGTGCCCGAAAGCCTGCCGATTTCCGAAAACGTTACCTGCCCGGTCGGACCGGCCCCGTTGTTGAGGTGGAGCATGTTGCGCGGGTCCTGGTGGTAAAAATCGCGCGACAGCTTCAACTGGTATAGTTCGTAATTCTCGAACGATCCAGTGGTTTTCAGGCGGTAATCATCATCGGGCATCATGTCCGTAACAAAAATGTCCAGATTGCCGTCGTTGTTCATGTCCGCAATATCGGCCCCCATCGACGTCAGGCTGATGTGGCCCATGTGGTCTTTAATAGACTCTTTGAAAGTACCGTCTTTCTGGTTGATGTACAGGTAATCCCGTTCGTAGAAATCATTGGAGATATAAATGTCCAGCCAGTTGTCGTTGTTTACGTCGCCGACGGTAATGCCCAGTCCAAAACCAATCAGGCTGCCGTAAATTCCCGCTTCTTCACTAGCATCGACAAAGATGGGCGCGTTCGAATCATTCGCGTTCTTGCCCAGCTTTTCCCGTTCTTTGGTCATGTTTCGGAACAGTTTCTGCCCCCCCAGCCGGTCGCGGGTTTCGCGCATGTTCTGGTAGCCCAGCCGGTCCATCGGGGTGAAGCTGTTGTTAAGCAGGTACATATCCAGGTCGCCGTCGCGGTCGTAATCAAAAAAGGCCGCGTGGGTCGAAAAACCGCCGTCGACCAAACCGTACCGGGCGGTCTGTTCCTGGTAGGTTGGCAGCCCCGGCTGGCCCGCACGGTTTTTAACACCCTGGTTGATGTAGAGCTGGTTGCCACGGGCATCCCGGCTGCCCGAATTGCAAACGTAAATGTCCAGCAAACCGTCGCCGTTGACGTCGGCCATCGTTACACCCGTCGACCAGAATTTCTTGCCTACAATGCCAGCCGCTTGCGTAACGTCTTCAAACTGCCAGTTGCCCTTGTTGAGGTAAAGCTTATTTTCTTCAAAATTAGAGGTAAAAAAGAGGTCGGGCAGGCCGTCGTTGTTCACGTCGCCGATGGCTACCCCTGCGCCGTTGTAGAAATTGCGGTAATTGAAAATATTAAAGTCTTTTTTGTCGAGGCTGCGGTTGATGAAGTCGACCCCGGTTTGGGAAGACGACAGCTCCTCAAACAGCGGTTTTGAATCGGGTTTACAGGCCGCCAGCCACAGTAGACTGACCATTCCTATCCATTTCTTGCGTATCATAATTGGTTAAGCACTTGGTTAACGGGATCGGCGGAAAACACGCAACGGGCGATTGTTAACGCCTACCAGCACATAATCGCCCGCCATTTTTACATCCCGGACATCGCCTTTGACAAAGATGCCGGACGCGGTAGACGAAACCGGCGCAAACTGCCAGTTACCCCGGTTGCTCAGTAAAACGCCGTGATTGGCATCGATCTTACCGATCCGCAGGCGCATGGTGGAATTGTTGCCCATCAGCAGCAAGTCGGGCCGCCCATCCCGGTCAACATCCTGGGCTGCAATACCGTATACGGGGGCATACTGAGCCTGCAAGGGCAGAGGCCGGGGCACCAACTCGCCGTTGCGATTTTCCAGCAGCAGCGTTTTTACTTCACTGATGGTTTTCTTCTGGGCTTTTTGCAGCACGTCGGGGGTGAAAAACTGGTCGATGGTGGCGTCGGAATACGTCTGATAGTTGGTAAAAATCTTCCGCAGGCTAGGCATTTGCTCGCCGATTTCATCGCGGGAATAAGCCGGGTACGATTTGCCCTGAATGTAATAATTCATGAAGCAATCAATGGTGCCGTTCTGATCGAAATCTTCGTACACCAGCGTAGCGGGTTGCTCGGTTGAGGTCCGGATTTGGGAATTTAGCCCCAGATTGCCGATCACCAGATCATCGTCGCCATCGCCGTCGAGGTCCGCTTTTTCGATGCGGTTCCACCAACCGGCCAGTGCCTCATACGTCTTGGCCTTTTCGACCGAAAAAACGCCTTTTTGATTCAGCAAAACCGTTACGGGCATCCATTCGCCCACCAGCACCAAATCCGGCCAGCCATCGCGATTCAGATCGAGCGGAACGGCGTCCGTCACCAATCCCAGCTTGCCGAGCGAAATGCGGGTAAAGTTGGCCTTGCCATCGTTGCGTAGCAGAAACGATTCGTCGGCTGCCGGAAAGCGGCTGGGTTTGATATGTCCCCCCACAAAAAGGTCCAGATCGCCGTCGCGGTCGAAGTCCAGCACCTTAACGCAACTGCCGTTGTCGGTCTCGGCGGGAAGCGGTTGCGGCATAAACCCGCCTTTGCCGTCGTTCAGCCACAGTTGGTCCTGTAAATGCGCCGTTTCGCGCACTTCATAGCCGCCGTTGACCACGTACAAATCAGGACGTTTGTCACCGTTAAAATCCGCCAGAACCGCATCCGTGTTTTTCCGGGATTCAGCGCCCGTCAGCTGCGCCGGTGTAAAGCCTGCGG
This Larkinella insperata DNA region includes the following protein-coding sequences:
- a CDS encoding VCBS repeat-containing protein; amino-acid sequence: MIRKKWIGMVSLLWLAACKPDSKPLFEELSSSQTGVDFINRSLDKKDFNIFNYRNFYNGAGVAIGDVNNDGLPDLFFTSNFEENKLYLNKGNWQFEDVTQAAGIVGKKFWSTGVTMADVNGDGLLDIYVCNSGSRDARGNQLYINQGVKNRAGQPGLPTYQEQTARYGLVDGGFSTHAAFFDYDRDGDLDMYLLNNSFTPMDRLGYQNMRETRDRLGGQKLFRNMTKEREKLGKNANDSNAPIFVDASEEAGIYGSLIGFGLGITVGDVNNDNWLDIYISNDFYERDYLYINQKDGTFKESIKDHMGHISLTSMGADIADMNNDGNLDIFVTDMMPDDDYRLKTTGSFENYELYQLKLSRDFYHQDPRNMLHLNNGAGPTGQVTFSEIGRLSGTSATDWSWGALLFDMDMDGHKDIFVTNGILKDLTDQDFVNYLSDNPDIQLMIEGKKNFDYKEYVDKMPSTPLANYAFRNNGNGLQYTNKAADWGLATPGFSNGAAYGDLDNDGDLDLVVNNNNAPASIYRNTAVEGNQQAFLRVQFRGYAQNRNAIGTKVYVHQKGQTQYLQQMPNRGFQSSVDLTLVFGLGKNPVIDSLTVIWPDERRQVIRQPKANQTLLLDYRNARQTASPQPAPTAKPVLLADITAQVGLNYQHTENNFVDYDRDGLLKQMLSREGPALAAGDVNGDGLDDLFFGGAANMPRALYIQQTNGSYAPQKQPFLLDATYTEDVAATFFDADGDGALDLYVATGGNEFDDPTLLFDRFYRNDGKGNLTWDKTIPRVLESSSCVTACDFDRDGDLDLFVGGRMVPGQYGRNPQQTLLVNDGKGNFRKATQALMPFSGEIGMVTDAVWTDVDNDQYPDLVLVGDWMPITVLKNKQGKGFERLEDPTLAKSGGWWNTIRAADLDGDGDTDFVVGNLGLNSRLVASEQEPAHLYGNDFDRNGTYDPIVTCYRQGRECVMVQKPDLQKRIPAIKKKYLKHTDYAKAGFEDLFTAEQREGTEVKTVQTAETAVLLNEGTAADGKPRFTLRSLPLQAQLSPIRSILVGDYNADGKTDILLAGNFFDVLNEIGRYDASYGLLLTGNGRGQFTAMPSGQSGFSVLGQVRAMREVRGPNGSKRIVLAKNNDQAQVFDIRKPKVGLQNELVRK
- a CDS encoding VCBS repeat-containing protein, whose translation is MIKYIPLFLIVGTLAVWGCRSSPSEKPLFHSLDSTQTGVGFVNQVQNTARFNIIDYLYFYNGAGVAAGDINNDGLTDLYFVSNQGKNKLYLNKGGFKFEDITRKAGVEGAADWQTGVTMADVNGDGWLDIYVCSVGNFQGQQGSNELYINNQDGTFSEKAAEYGLNFTGFSTQAAFFDYDHDGDLDMYLLNHAVHTSRSYDRVSARNLRQNESGDYLFRNELIGADGPTSESKADKETPHFTNVSEQAGIYGAAMGYGLGISVADLNNDGWEDIYVSNDFHEDDYYYVNNGKGGFTESVRKAFAHVSRFSMGNDIADVNNDGFQDVVTLDMYPEDETVEKMSLGEEPLDIYIYKLTFGYMNQYSRNCLQINQSGRKFMDVGAMAGVAATDWSWAPLLADYDNDGIKDLFVANGIVRRPNDLDYVKFTSDNSMRSTIETSNVLDEKAIAMMPEGKVHNYLFQGSATLKFTDKSLAWGFEKPTFSSGAVYADLDNDGDLDLITNDINDPAGVFQNQSNQLFPTRHWLKIKLQGEAGNSFGVGAKVVLKTKNGLQLQQLVPTRGFQSSVEPALTFGLGELATVDSLIVIWPNQKMEVRTAVQANQTLTLRQTAARQDVGTFQFTAPDPQPLLENVSDQISIAYQHQENTYFDFVRESLMPFKVSTEGPKLAVGDVNGDGLEDFYAAGAKWQAGSLQLQQPDGRFVSSHQPAFRADSTYEDVDAVFFDADGDKDLDLYVVSGGNEFFEKMPEQFDRLYLNDGKGNFTRSNGLPPMYDNKSCVRPVDFDNDGDLDLFVGGRVVAFAYGKIPNSYLLINDGKGRFSDQTDRLAPELRKAGMITDAVWMDYDQDKDLDLVVAGDWMPIRVFAKQNGKLEAIKSITDENTALSGFWQCLTAADFDRDGDLDLVAGNLGLNTKFIKQPDPRLKMWVKDFDKNGSTDQILAYQRNGKDWHPVNFKDELGKQMPSIVNKRFTDYTSFAGKPLENVFEAQELEGAEEHEVNQFASVFLENRGDGHFIVHQLPMLAQVSKLFALRADDIDNDGFPDVLAGGNFYGVSTYQGRYDANYGLVLKNRGGKTDNKTRFSALSPFASGFLLEGEVRDIKPIRIANSRRWLVARNDTTLQIFQKAKPAVVAGLIRNP